The following proteins are co-located in the Desulfoscipio sp. XC116 genome:
- a CDS encoding DUF454 family protein yields MARVVYISLGYVCIILGAIGVVLPLLPTTPFLLAAAFCLSRGSKRFHRWFTGTALYRNHLEDFARDRAMTLAAKIKILGLVFGLLLLVFLHTDKVIVRAAVVCMAVIKYYYFFFKIKTIQAPFKLPTAASVPRRLLSLVREAGKYIMLTVLFRWLGLLCSVTAVAAMACLLQRSLEQALPSALLPQLLLLITGAVALRFFCIWLSAEFSHRVAVQAKGVLRSRIYDKTLKMGPAYREKISTASLLQMSVEGVEQLQVYLSGYLPQFYYSVLAPVTLFALLSLISIKVALVFLLCVPLIPLSMLAVQKAARRLMRRYWGKYTDLGQDFLESLQGLTTLKIYNADQARHEQMNASAESFRKITMRVLRMQLSSVTLMDLIAYGGTAVGIIVALTEVRQGNMALWSGICVILLSSEFFLPLRLLGSLFHSSMNGIAAGEKIFAFLNMEEPGKKNGVLEDFDIRLTNCRFSYDGRREALKNISLHIPVGSFAAIVGESGSGKSTLVGILAGTRRNYTGSVRVGGRELNSIGEESIMHSINLVEHDSYVFKGTVADNLLMGCPGASAKDMLEALKKVRLYDYVMTQGGLDMQIREQGSNLSGGQRQRLAVARALLHGGDIYIFDEATSNMDAESEEGVLEALEALVGKKTVILVTHRLAVAGRADRIFVFKDGVLTGSGAHGALYRQNTYYASLVDTQYNEENLLEVKEGGLCAEAGYP; encoded by the coding sequence ATGGCTAGGGTTGTATATATCTCGTTGGGTTATGTCTGTATTATCTTGGGGGCCATTGGAGTGGTGCTGCCGCTGCTGCCTACCACTCCGTTTCTGCTGGCGGCTGCTTTTTGCCTGTCGCGCGGTTCAAAGCGATTTCACCGCTGGTTTACAGGTACGGCCCTGTACCGCAACCATCTGGAGGATTTTGCCCGGGATCGCGCCATGACCCTAGCAGCCAAAATAAAGATTTTGGGCCTGGTTTTCGGCTTGCTCTTGCTGGTTTTCTTGCATACCGATAAGGTTATAGTCAGGGCCGCTGTCGTTTGCATGGCCGTTATAAAATATTACTATTTCTTTTTTAAAATTAAGACGATTCAAGCGCCGTTTAAATTGCCCACCGCTGCTTCCGTACCAAGAAGGCTGCTGTCCCTGGTGCGGGAAGCGGGAAAATATATCATGCTCACCGTGCTGTTCCGATGGCTGGGGCTTCTTTGCAGCGTGACGGCTGTAGCGGCAATGGCCTGCCTGTTGCAGCGAAGCTTGGAGCAGGCGCTTCCCTCCGCCCTTTTGCCTCAATTGCTGCTGCTTATCACCGGGGCGGTCGCCCTACGCTTCTTCTGTATCTGGCTGAGTGCGGAATTTTCGCACCGTGTGGCGGTGCAGGCCAAAGGGGTGCTGCGTTCTCGGATTTACGACAAAACTTTAAAAATGGGCCCGGCCTACAGGGAAAAAATATCGACGGCCTCTCTGCTGCAGATGTCGGTGGAAGGAGTGGAGCAACTGCAGGTCTATTTGAGCGGTTATCTGCCGCAGTTTTATTACAGCGTGCTGGCGCCGGTTACGCTGTTCGCGCTGCTTTCCCTGATCAGTATTAAAGTGGCGCTGGTGTTCCTGCTGTGCGTGCCCCTGATTCCCTTGTCCATGCTGGCGGTGCAAAAGGCTGCCAGGAGGCTGATGCGGCGGTACTGGGGGAAATATACCGACCTGGGTCAAGACTTTTTGGAAAGTCTGCAGGGACTGACGACGCTGAAAATCTACAATGCGGACCAAGCCAGGCACGAGCAAATGAATGCTTCCGCCGAAAGCTTTCGCAAAATCACCATGAGAGTTTTGCGCATGCAGTTAAGCTCCGTTACGCTCATGGACCTGATTGCTTATGGCGGGACGGCGGTGGGCATCATTGTTGCCCTGACGGAGGTAAGACAGGGCAACATGGCCCTGTGGAGCGGCATTTGTGTAATTCTGCTTTCTTCGGAGTTCTTTCTGCCGCTTCGCTTGCTCGGCTCATTATTCCACAGCTCCATGAACGGCATTGCGGCGGGAGAAAAGATCTTTGCTTTTCTGAATATGGAGGAGCCCGGGAAAAAAAACGGGGTGTTGGAAGACTTCGATATTCGGCTGACCAACTGCCGCTTTTCCTATGACGGGCGCCGGGAGGCGTTGAAAAACATCTCTTTACATATCCCCGTCGGAAGTTTTGCGGCCATTGTGGGCGAGTCGGGCTCGGGGAAAAGCACACTGGTGGGTATCCTGGCCGGGACGCGCCGGAACTATACCGGCTCCGTGCGGGTTGGAGGTCGGGAACTTAACAGTATAGGTGAGGAGAGCATTATGCATAGCATAAACCTGGTGGAGCATGACAGCTATGTCTTTAAGGGGACGGTGGCGGACAATCTCTTAATGGGCTGTCCCGGGGCCTCGGCAAAGGATATGCTGGAGGCGCTTAAAAAAGTAAGGCTGTACGATTATGTAATGACTCAGGGCGGGCTGGATATGCAAATCCGGGAACAGGGATCAAACCTGTCGGGGGGGCAGCGGCAGCGTTTGGCCGTGGCCAGGGCCCTTTTGCACGGAGGTGATATCTACATATTCGACGAAGCTACCTCCAACATGGACGCCGAAAGCGAGGAAGGCGTGCTGGAGGCGCTGGAAGCACTGGTGGGGAAAAAGACCGTCATTTTAGTCACTCACCGTCTGGCGGTGGCCGGCAGGGCGGACAGGATTTTTGTCTTTAAAGACGGGGTATTGACGGGGAGTGGAGCGCATGGCGCGCTGTATCGGCAAAACACATATTACGCCAGCCTCGTTGATACGCAGTACAACGAGGAAAATTTATTGGAAGTTAAGGAAGGTGGACTATGCGCAGAAGCTGGCTATCCATAG
- a CDS encoding MarR family transcriptional regulator → MRITLGQARYLLVICRLQGRDRTMTKIAEELKVSKPSVTSMINTFGEKGLAKKSPVLALTAQGKAIADKIMNIQSVIFAYISREMGITEEEADNDALVLMFEMSERFLTGLIKKIETDAARAKLRDFGGHAYLSSFQGILSDGIYEIPFKLLRKGDGRLSMGDKGFMHPAKLVVADGCGIISLRAVPLKHRTLQGYVLKGRLAKLYYWNGENYA, encoded by the coding sequence ATGAGGATCACACTCGGACAGGCACGTTATCTGCTGGTGATTTGCCGTCTGCAGGGCAGGGACCGCACGATGACGAAAATAGCGGAGGAATTGAAGGTAAGCAAGCCCAGCGTGACGAGTATGATTAATACCTTTGGCGAAAAGGGGCTTGCTAAAAAAAGCCCGGTACTTGCTTTGACGGCGCAGGGTAAGGCTATCGCGGATAAAATCATGAATATACAATCCGTGATCTTCGCCTATATTTCGCGTGAAATGGGGATCACCGAGGAAGAGGCCGATAACGATGCGCTGGTGCTGATGTTTGAAATGTCGGAAAGATTTTTAACCGGCTTAATTAAAAAAATAGAAACAGATGCGGCGCGGGCCAAGCTTCGGGATTTTGGGGGCCATGCATATCTCAGCAGTTTTCAGGGTATTCTGTCAGACGGAATTTACGAGATTCCCTTTAAACTGTTGAGAAAAGGTGACGGCCGGCTTTCTATGGGGGACAAGGGGTTTATGCACCCGGCCAAGCTTGTGGTAGCGGATGGGTGCGGGATAATTAGTTTACGTGCTGTGCCGCTGAAGCATAGGACATTGCAGGGGTATGTGCTGAAAGGCAGGCTGGCCAAACTTTATTATTGGAACGGCGAAAACTATGCCTAA
- a CDS encoding ABC transporter ATP-binding protein, producing the protein MRRSWLSIATRLTALIGSLLPVMLIAVVLGVLGFLSAIFLIIFAAFALLNIIGVATTYTTIALLGAIVLCAGLRGVLRYGEQLAGHYLAFRLLAVLRDKVFFALRRLAPAKLEKRDSGDLVSLITGDIELLEVFYAHTVAPVLIALCTSILMTLFIGSMNVGLGLVAAVAYITVGVLIPACNSRTGKARGVKYRAVLGAANNYFLESLLGIGEIIRYGRGASRKEALSQITARLDQEQARLKRREGLTGAATDTAIMFFSGVVLCLGLHMVFSGRLEFHRALLATVAMLSSFGPVVALSNLSGSLLQTMAAGARVLDLLEEEPETPEVQKGAEVCFNGACCENVGFAYGGEDILRKVHFNLPKNRITGICGKSGSGKSTLLKLLMRFWDVREGCIRISGEDIRCVNTENLRCLEGYVTQDTFLFQTTLENNIRLAKPEASMSEVRRAAESAGIHRFIRSLPKGYQTRVGELGEGLSGGERQRIGLARAFLHGAPLLLLDEPTSNLDSLNEASILKSLRKAAGDRAIVLVSHRASTLRIADMVHRMECGRLS; encoded by the coding sequence ATGCGCAGAAGCTGGCTATCCATAGCGACGAGACTGACAGCCCTGATCGGCTCGCTGCTGCCGGTGATGTTGATAGCGGTTGTCCTGGGTGTGTTGGGTTTTTTAAGCGCGATTTTCCTAATTATTTTCGCGGCCTTTGCCCTGCTCAATATTATCGGCGTTGCGACGACCTACACAACCATCGCACTGCTTGGCGCTATTGTTCTTTGTGCGGGGCTGCGGGGGGTTTTGCGCTACGGTGAGCAGCTGGCCGGCCATTATCTGGCCTTCAGGCTATTGGCCGTTCTTCGGGACAAAGTATTTTTCGCGCTTCGGCGGCTGGCGCCGGCCAAGCTGGAAAAAAGGGACAGCGGAGATCTGGTTTCTCTTATTACCGGCGATATAGAACTTCTGGAGGTGTTTTACGCCCATACTGTGGCGCCGGTGCTCATTGCGCTATGCACCTCCATCCTGATGACGCTGTTCATCGGCTCCATGAATGTTGGACTGGGTCTTGTGGCGGCCGTGGCTTACATTACCGTGGGGGTTTTGATTCCCGCTTGCAATTCCCGCACGGGCAAAGCCCGTGGCGTTAAATACCGGGCGGTTTTAGGTGCGGCAAACAATTATTTTTTAGAAAGTCTTTTGGGCATCGGTGAAATTATCCGGTATGGTCGCGGCGCTTCGAGAAAAGAAGCCCTGTCCCAAATAACCGCTCGGTTGGATCAAGAACAGGCGCGTTTAAAGCGCCGCGAAGGTTTGACCGGGGCGGCCACCGATACGGCGATCATGTTTTTTTCCGGGGTAGTGCTCTGTCTCGGACTGCACATGGTGTTTTCCGGCCGGCTGGAATTTCACCGGGCGTTGCTGGCCACGGTGGCCATGCTTAGCTCGTTTGGCCCGGTTGTGGCGCTGAGCAACCTGTCCGGCAGTCTGCTGCAAACAATGGCGGCCGGGGCCAGGGTGCTGGATTTGCTGGAGGAAGAACCGGAAACACCGGAGGTGCAAAAAGGGGCGGAGGTGTGTTTCAACGGCGCGTGCTGCGAAAACGTGGGTTTTGCTTACGGCGGGGAAGATATCTTGCGCAAGGTGCATTTCAATCTGCCGAAAAATAGGATTACCGGCATATGCGGCAAAAGCGGCTCCGGTAAATCGACGCTCTTAAAGCTTTTGATGCGGTTTTGGGATGTCAGGGAGGGTTGTATCCGCATTTCGGGCGAGGATATCCGGTGCGTAAACACCGAAAACCTGCGCTGCCTGGAGGGCTACGTTACCCAAGATACATTTTTATTTCAGACCACCCTGGAAAACAACATCAGGCTGGCCAAGCCCGAAGCGTCCATGTCCGAGGTCCGAAGAGCGGCGGAAAGCGCCGGTATCCACCGGTTTATCCGATCGCTGCCCAAAGGTTATCAAACCCGGGTCGGCGAGCTGGGGGAGGGGCTTTCCGGCGGTGAGCGCCAGCGCATCGGGCTTGCCCGGGCATTCCTGCACGGAGCGCCGCTGCTGCTCCTGGATGAACCCACCAGCAATCTGGACAGCTTAAACGAGGCTTCCATTCTGAAATCGCTGCGGAAAGCCGCCGGGGACAGGGCCATCGTGCTGGTGTCCCATAGGGCTTCCACCCTGAGGATCGCCGATATGGTTCACCGCATGGAATGCGGCAGGCTCTCTTGA
- a CDS encoding radical SAM protein: protein MFAHRLKSHHELYNITKAMAIRVMDVDEYLKSIAGAAREAVIYIHIPFCRKICSFCNMIRTLGPAGDDYANLIVKEIERYQALDYVRHLTFQAVYFGGGTPTTLSNRSVKEILMALRKNFRLADDAEITLETTVTELTEDKISSLQEWGVNRISIGIQTFNDRGRQLLGRAGSGKSAYQKNLQVKSRGFENVNIDLIYHYPRQTGEEVDEDLNMIFSLGLAGFSFYSLIARPDSRLINVEEKGNDTDLALFERIYARALDAEFSILELTKLTRYDPYRYITSRHGGMDTLALGAGAGGNFADITYMNPIALESYQHYMESGSDKKRMGVITKNQHQAVSRLIGAVQQCRIPRHAYADMFGENIRNLVARLLKEGYVTEEEDAYQLTKKGIYWGNNICDAILMNLHV from the coding sequence ATGTTTGCGCACAGATTGAAGAGCCATCATGAATTGTATAACATCACTAAAGCTATGGCCATCAGGGTAATGGATGTCGACGAGTATCTCAAAAGCATTGCCGGAGCTGCCCGGGAAGCCGTAATTTATATTCACATCCCCTTTTGCCGAAAAATTTGCTCTTTCTGCAATATGATTAGAACCCTGGGACCGGCCGGCGACGACTATGCCAATCTGATCGTCAAAGAGATAGAGCGTTATCAGGCACTGGATTATGTTCGCCATTTGACCTTTCAAGCAGTGTACTTCGGTGGCGGAACTCCCACCACTTTGAGCAACCGGAGCGTCAAAGAGATCCTCATGGCCCTGCGAAAAAACTTCCGTTTGGCGGATGACGCGGAAATCACTCTGGAGACTACTGTTACCGAGTTGACAGAGGATAAAATCAGCAGTCTGCAAGAATGGGGCGTAAACAGGATCAGCATCGGCATCCAAACTTTCAACGACCGGGGCAGGCAGCTGTTGGGGCGGGCGGGGAGCGGGAAAAGCGCCTACCAAAAAAATTTGCAAGTTAAATCCCGGGGCTTTGAAAATGTGAATATTGATCTCATTTATCACTATCCCCGCCAGACCGGGGAGGAGGTGGATGAAGATCTAAACATGATTTTTTCTCTGGGATTGGCCGGCTTTTCTTTTTATTCTCTGATTGCGCGGCCTGATTCCCGGTTGATTAATGTTGAGGAAAAAGGAAATGACACGGACCTGGCCTTGTTCGAACGCATATACGCCAGAGCCCTCGACGCGGAGTTTTCCATTCTGGAGCTTACCAAACTGACCCGGTATGACCCCTACCGATATATTACGTCCAGGCACGGCGGAATGGACACCCTGGCGCTGGGCGCGGGGGCGGGGGGAAATTTTGCCGATATAACCTATATGAACCCCATTGCTCTCGAAAGTTATCAACATTATATGGAGAGCGGATCCGACAAAAAACGGATGGGCGTAATCACTAAAAATCAACATCAAGCCGTTTCCAGATTGATCGGCGCGGTGCAGCAGTGCAGAATTCCCCGCCATGCATATGCGGACATGTTTGGCGAGAATATCCGGAATCTTGTGGCGCGGCTTTTGAAAGAAGGCTATGTTACTGAGGAAGAGGATGCCTACCAATTGACTAAAAAGGGAATTTATTGGGGCAACAATATTTGTGACGCTATTTTGATGAATTTGCATGTATAA
- a CDS encoding flavodoxin family protein translates to MKILLTYSSRTGNTEKVARAIREVLPASADFYKMSEAPQPEEYDVVIVGFWIDRGMPDKEALSYIDTIKNKRVAFFFTLGARPDSAHGQKCFERTRSLLKDNLLLGEFACQGKIDPKLIESFKSLPPEHPHAITEGSLERYAAAAIHPDDTDLLRAGETFLNIFLQVNGEK, encoded by the coding sequence ATGAAAATATTATTGACGTATTCGAGCCGGACAGGAAATACGGAAAAAGTGGCCCGGGCAATCCGGGAGGTGCTTCCCGCAAGTGCGGATTTCTACAAAATGAGCGAGGCGCCCCAACCGGAAGAATATGATGTTGTGATTGTTGGGTTTTGGATTGACCGGGGGATGCCCGATAAAGAAGCCCTGAGCTATATTGACACAATTAAAAACAAGCGGGTGGCCTTTTTTTTCACTCTGGGCGCCAGGCCCGATTCCGCTCACGGGCAAAAATGCTTTGAGCGGACCAGAAGTCTGCTTAAAGACAATCTGTTGCTTGGAGAGTTCGCCTGCCAGGGGAAAATCGATCCAAAGCTGATTGAGTCCTTTAAATCCTTGCCGCCGGAGCATCCCCACGCCATTACGGAGGGAAGCCTGGAGCGTTACGCTGCGGCCGCTATCCATCCCGACGATACTGATTTGCTCCGGGCCGGAGAAACTTTTCTCAATATATTTTTACAGGTGAATGGGGAGAAATAA